One segment of Ascidiaceihabitans donghaensis DNA contains the following:
- a CDS encoding DUF1328 domain-containing protein translates to MLHYALIFFVVAIIAAVFGFGGIASASAGIAQILFFIFLALFVLTLVMRVFRS, encoded by the coding sequence ATGCTACATTATGCACTGATTTTTTTCGTCGTAGCGATCATCGCTGCTGTTTTCGGATTTGGTGGCATCGCCTCGGCGTCAGCCGGCATCGCACAAATCCTGTTTTTCATTTTCTTGGCCCTCTTCGTGCTGACTTTGGTCATGCGCGTGTTCCGCAGCTAA
- a CDS encoding Crp/Fnr family transcriptional regulator: MATKCENCPLRRRDAFEDLSAEDVRFMQRFKMGEMIVDPGTPILMEGSNSPQLYTALHGMGLRYKLLPNGERQVVSFIFPGDFIGLQAGIMGEMGHSVEATTKMTLCVFDRASLWQFFKERPERAFSLTWLAAVEEHFLGEAVSTLGQRTALQGVAWALVRVFLRGKSLGMERGGQMAFPFKQQDLADALGLSLVHTNKTLGILRKRQLAHWTEGELRVSDLQALADLAMVETTAPPVRPIL, from the coding sequence GTGGCGACAAAATGCGAGAATTGTCCTTTGCGCCGCCGAGACGCATTTGAAGACCTGTCTGCGGAAGACGTAAGATTCATGCAGCGGTTCAAGATGGGTGAAATGATCGTGGATCCCGGAACGCCAATTTTGATGGAAGGCTCAAACAGCCCTCAGTTGTACACCGCGCTGCATGGCATGGGGTTGCGCTATAAACTGTTGCCAAACGGTGAACGGCAGGTGGTCAGCTTTATTTTTCCCGGTGATTTTATTGGCCTGCAGGCGGGCATTATGGGTGAAATGGGCCACTCTGTGGAAGCCACGACCAAAATGACGCTTTGCGTTTTCGATCGTGCATCGCTTTGGCAGTTTTTCAAGGAACGCCCCGAACGCGCGTTTTCGCTGACATGGCTTGCCGCCGTAGAAGAACATTTTCTAGGCGAAGCAGTGTCGACCCTTGGGCAGCGCACCGCGTTGCAAGGCGTGGCATGGGCTTTGGTGCGTGTGTTTTTGCGCGGCAAGTCCCTTGGCATGGAACGCGGCGGTCAGATGGCGTTCCCTTTCAAACAGCAGGATCTTGCGGACGCGCTTGGTTTGTCACTGGTGCATACCAACAAAACACTTGGGATTTTGCGCAAACGTCAGTTGGCGCATTGGACAGAAGGTGAATTGCGGGTCAGTGATCTGCAGGCTCTTGCCGATCTTGCAATGGTCGAAACCACCGCGCCGCCGGTACGCCCCATCTTGTAG
- a CDS encoding NepR family anti-sigma factor — protein sequence MASSEDQKQAKIAQYIDNNLKQVFSDLEKDDMPDQIIDLLTVLRAQDEELKGRK from the coding sequence ATGGCAAGCTCCGAAGATCAAAAACAAGCTAAGATCGCGCAATATATAGACAACAATCTGAAACAGGTTTTTTCCGATCTGGAAAAAGACGACATGCCGGATCAAATTATTGATCTGCTTACTGTCTTGCGTGCTCAGGACGAAGAGCTGAAGGGCCGAAAATGA
- a CDS encoding phospholipase D-like domain-containing protein has product MKRRFDILITASEAFPAFETEFMNARHEIIASFRIFDPETPLRSERAKVIGKTWADLITATLNRGVRITLTISDFDPVVAPRSHIYTWACVRRLNTAARASDNPAFFKATASMHPARVGLLPRLLLWPRLVGQLQESLDKAKDELNAELQGDERAAPRLLPLAKRKNGKWKARLFPPPPLHPATHHQKIAVFDRTNLYVGGLDLNDHRYDTVQHDRAAKDTWHDVQMIVDGPVAQEAAEHLESFNAVTQGFRAQPTKYLLRTLSQRRRFALPFLSPRKNVQELAEIHLSEISKSTRLIYLESQFLRDRKLAKHLAKQAKRAPDLRVIIVLPVAPEEAAFDDTPGSDVAFGDYLQTKCIQIMRRAFGGRLFIGSPLQPRKVDDDGRATDHDAPLVYVHSKVSIFDDRRAIVSSANLNGRSLGWDSEAGIATQTPQEVAALTQRCFSNWLGPNADDACFNLATAQQAWMSHAYNNARLAPEARKGFILPHSTEAAAEFGYNLPGVPDEMV; this is encoded by the coding sequence GTGAAACGTCGTTTTGATATTCTGATAACGGCATCCGAGGCCTTTCCGGCGTTCGAGACAGAATTTATGAACGCGCGGCATGAAATTATTGCCAGCTTTCGCATCTTTGACCCCGAAACACCGCTGCGGTCCGAAAGGGCCAAAGTGATCGGGAAAACGTGGGCTGATCTGATCACAGCCACCTTGAATCGTGGTGTGCGCATCACATTGACGATCAGCGATTTCGATCCCGTTGTAGCACCACGCAGCCACATTTATACTTGGGCCTGCGTGCGCCGGTTGAATACTGCCGCGCGGGCGTCAGATAATCCGGCATTTTTCAAAGCCACCGCATCAATGCACCCTGCACGTGTGGGCCTTCTGCCACGGCTGTTGTTATGGCCACGCCTTGTAGGGCAATTGCAGGAAAGTCTGGATAAGGCAAAAGATGAATTGAACGCGGAACTGCAAGGCGATGAACGGGCAGCACCCCGCTTGTTGCCCTTGGCAAAACGCAAAAATGGAAAGTGGAAAGCCCGGTTGTTTCCTCCACCTCCCTTACATCCTGCAACCCATCACCAAAAAATAGCGGTGTTTGACCGGACCAACCTGTATGTGGGCGGATTGGATCTGAACGATCACCGCTATGACACTGTGCAGCATGATCGCGCAGCAAAAGACACATGGCATGACGTTCAGATGATCGTGGATGGACCTGTGGCACAAGAGGCTGCGGAGCATCTGGAAAGCTTCAATGCGGTGACCCAAGGGTTTCGCGCCCAACCTACGAAATATCTGTTGCGAACGCTGTCACAGCGACGCCGCTTTGCACTTCCGTTTCTGTCACCCAGAAAGAACGTCCAAGAGCTGGCCGAGATACATCTTTCTGAAATCTCTAAATCAACACGCTTGATCTATCTAGAAAGCCAGTTTCTGCGAGACCGCAAATTGGCAAAGCATTTGGCAAAACAAGCAAAGCGTGCGCCAGACTTACGCGTGATCATCGTTTTGCCGGTTGCCCCTGAAGAAGCTGCTTTTGATGACACACCAGGCAGCGACGTGGCGTTTGGGGATTATTTGCAAACCAAATGCATTCAGATAATGCGCCGCGCCTTCGGGGGACGATTGTTCATAGGCTCGCCGCTGCAGCCCCGCAAAGTGGACGACGACGGGCGTGCAACTGATCACGACGCGCCGCTTGTGTATGTCCATTCTAAAGTATCGATCTTTGACGATCGACGCGCCATCGTGTCCTCTGCGAATTTAAACGGTCGTAGCCTCGGCTGGGATTCAGAGGCCGGGATCGCCACCCAAACCCCTCAAGAAGTCGCCGCACTGACGCAGCGGTGTTTTTCCAATTGGTTGGGGCCGAATGCAGATGACGCTTGTTTCAATTTGGCGACCGCTCAGCAGGCATGGATGTCACATGCGTACAACAATGCAAGACTGGCACCGGAGGCACGAAAAGGTTTCATCTTGCCCCACTCCACGGAAGCCGCCGCGGAATTCGGTTACAACCTGCCAGGGGTACCTGACGAGATGGTGTGA
- a CDS encoding PLD nuclease N-terminal domain-containing protein, whose amino-acid sequence MEYAGIGGVIILALNIWAIVSIIGSGASTGGKVIWTLLVLVLPVIGFIAWFFAGPRSNPSIA is encoded by the coding sequence ATGGAATATGCTGGTATCGGTGGTGTAATTATCTTGGCCCTTAACATTTGGGCGATCGTTTCAATTATTGGGTCCGGCGCTTCGACCGGCGGCAAAGTGATCTGGACCTTGTTGGTTCTGGTTTTGCCAGTTATCGGCTTCATCGCATGGTTCTTTGCAGGCCCGCGATCAAACCCAAGCATCGCCTAA
- a CDS encoding histidine kinase dimerization/phosphoacceptor domain -containing protein, translated as MLLMTLALLPLGAVAIFQTNRVATEAENSAQLALLAVTGRAAKTEELLIERAFGVAQFFGSIAGDFVDDPDACTEHLGSFIENDDTYSFIGILPISGLMTCSSTGQDYDFSSFPNFKPIMDAQKRSIEVNRNAALTGKSVFIVSEPFELDGAFAGFISISIPHDGLPNVSDQIEALGLQELVTFNADGEILTARSDIDTAALQLPASMPLDTLSTTQTRAFKAKNTAGEARRYTVVPIEGSPATVMGIWRVDTGLGNHIAAFIQPALFPVLMWVASMSVAMLSIYTLVLRHMVQLRKAMDNFAKNRRMSEPEKPMTMPIEFQSLNDNFEAMAQNIMQDEAKLEDSLREKNVLIKEVHHRVKNNLQLISSIMNMQIREAESEETKTVLARLQDRIISLATIHRDLYQSQNAGRVNSGALVTDIVEKTLELATSGNDVVDVTTNIELVLLFPDQAVPLSLLMAEGMTNAMKYISSSENNKPWLKVSLVQADDTCTVSIENSVGASVTSESTGLGAQLITAFGIQLGGKIDVEKDDDRYAMTVHFKIAEFTPETPDF; from the coding sequence ATGTTGCTGATGACACTGGCGCTGCTTCCTTTAGGGGCGGTCGCCATCTTCCAAACCAACCGGGTTGCAACCGAAGCCGAAAATAGCGCCCAACTTGCTTTGCTGGCGGTGACGGGTCGCGCCGCCAAAACAGAAGAACTTCTTATCGAACGCGCCTTTGGAGTCGCACAGTTTTTTGGATCGATTGCAGGCGATTTTGTGGACGATCCAGACGCATGCACCGAGCACCTTGGATCGTTTATCGAAAACGACGACACTTACAGTTTCATCGGGATTTTACCTATTTCGGGGTTAATGACCTGCTCATCGACTGGGCAAGACTACGATTTTTCCAGTTTTCCGAACTTCAAACCCATCATGGACGCCCAAAAGAGGTCAATTGAGGTAAACAGGAATGCCGCGCTGACAGGAAAGTCGGTGTTCATCGTTTCAGAACCTTTTGAACTGGACGGCGCATTTGCAGGCTTTATTTCGATTTCGATCCCTCACGACGGGTTGCCAAATGTGTCAGATCAAATTGAAGCACTTGGACTGCAAGAACTGGTCACATTTAACGCAGACGGTGAAATCCTGACGGCGCGCAGCGACATCGACACCGCCGCTTTGCAACTGCCGGCGTCAATGCCTTTGGACACGCTGTCGACAACCCAGACCAGAGCCTTCAAAGCCAAAAATACCGCAGGAGAAGCCCGCAGATACACTGTTGTGCCGATCGAAGGCAGCCCCGCGACAGTGATGGGGATATGGCGTGTGGACACTGGGTTGGGCAATCACATTGCTGCGTTTATCCAGCCTGCACTGTTTCCGGTTCTTATGTGGGTCGCCAGCATGAGCGTGGCGATGTTGTCCATCTACACCCTTGTGTTGCGCCATATGGTGCAGCTGCGCAAAGCCATGGACAATTTCGCCAAAAACCGCAGGATGAGTGAACCTGAAAAGCCGATGACCATGCCCATCGAATTCCAGTCTTTAAACGATAACTTTGAGGCGATGGCTCAGAACATCATGCAAGATGAGGCGAAGCTGGAAGATTCATTGCGTGAAAAGAATGTACTGATCAAGGAAGTTCATCACCGGGTCAAAAACAACCTTCAATTGATTTCGTCAATCATGAACATGCAAATCCGCGAAGCCGAAAGCGAAGAAACCAAAACGGTTCTTGCACGCTTGCAAGACCGGATCATCAGCTTGGCCACCATTCACCGGGATCTGTACCAATCCCAAAATGCAGGCCGTGTGAACTCAGGCGCGCTGGTCACCGATATCGTTGAAAAAACACTGGAACTTGCGACATCTGGCAACGATGTGGTGGACGTTACAACCAACATCGAGCTTGTCTTGTTGTTCCCCGATCAAGCTGTTCCATTGTCTCTGCTGATGGCTGAAGGCATGACCAATGCTATGAAATACATCAGCAGTTCGGAAAATAACAAACCTTGGTTAAAGGTCAGCTTGGTTCAGGCTGACGATACTTGCACAGTGTCGATTGAAAATTCCGTGGGCGCATCCGTCACGTCAGAAAGCACAGGTCTTGGCGCACAGCTGATTACGGCATTTGGCATCCAATTGGGTGGTAAGATCGACGTAGAAAAAGACGATGATCGCTACGCAATGACGGTGCATTTCAAAATTGCAGAGTTTACCCCCGAGACACCGGACTTTTGA
- a CDS encoding phage holin family protein codes for MFGIRKKAANTAKRAGFLTGGLLLCCVGAAFLTLAGWLALVPLVGMQLTATIVAAAYLGTGLIMIGVGARSDSDNEVVKGLHDQPAQAPTSGPPIIQAFMYGLEAGARSDQRRH; via the coding sequence ATGTTTGGTATTCGCAAAAAAGCTGCGAACACAGCAAAGCGGGCAGGCTTCCTGACGGGTGGCCTGCTGCTGTGCTGCGTTGGCGCAGCGTTCCTGACGCTGGCGGGCTGGCTGGCTTTGGTGCCTTTGGTTGGCATGCAGTTGACGGCCACCATCGTTGCGGCGGCGTATCTTGGAACTGGTCTGATTATGATCGGTGTTGGGGCGCGGTCTGACAGTGACAATGAGGTCGTAAAGGGTCTGCACGATCAGCCTGCACAGGCACCCACGTCCGGGCCGCCTATCATCCAAGCCTTTATGTATGGACTGGAGGCCGGTGCCCGGTCTGACCAGAGGCGGCACTAG
- a CDS encoding DUF883 family protein, translating into MANAAKLLNGKAGTPTGEDIAKQIEVLQNDISSLTSTIAQMGKAKGDEAVSTAKAKLSDVRDQANDHAETARLQAMELQGQANDFIRKQPATALGVAAGVGFLVGLLSTRK; encoded by the coding sequence ATGGCAAATGCCGCAAAACTACTGAACGGAAAAGCTGGCACACCTACAGGTGAAGACATCGCAAAACAAATCGAGGTTCTGCAAAACGACATCAGTTCCTTGACCAGCACGATCGCCCAAATGGGCAAAGCCAAAGGCGATGAAGCAGTATCGACAGCAAAAGCAAAACTGTCCGACGTACGTGACCAAGCCAACGATCACGCAGAGACAGCGCGGCTTCAGGCGATGGAATTGCAGGGCCAAGCCAACGATTTCATCCGCAAGCAGCCTGCGACCGCTTTGGGCGTCGCAGCGGGCGTCGGCTTTTTGGTCGGTTTGCTGAGCACACGGAAATAA
- a CDS encoding AI-2E family transporter gives MLQRRLSATCLTILAGATILFSLQHAKDIGAPIISALLLGVVLTPLSDLWDRLRVPPALSAFFSVLLAILTILAILLLAEPYVSKVVSQAPLIWEELRTTVDEFKRVLRGLEQISEDVVQAIEPANGVAATEGSVSIPSITDALFLAPQFAAQFLIFTGTLYFFLMSRNEIYDWASRSFHRFGENELRFAGQQVARYVLTITAINAGMGAVVALIMYFLGMPSPILWGLMAFGLNYILYLGPITLVVTLLVAGIVVFDGPISFLPAAIYLSINATESQFVTPTLVGRSLSVNPLTVFLSLVFWLWLWGPIGGIIAIPLLVWCMAAFKRIDDHTISSGTPGRL, from the coding sequence ATGTTACAACGCCGCCTTTCAGCGACATGTCTGACAATTCTGGCTGGCGCAACGATCCTTTTCAGTTTGCAACATGCAAAGGATATTGGGGCCCCGATCATTTCGGCACTGTTGCTGGGGGTCGTCCTAACGCCCCTGTCCGATCTATGGGATCGGCTACGGGTGCCGCCAGCGTTGTCTGCGTTCTTTTCCGTGTTGCTTGCAATTTTGACAATTTTGGCGATTTTGCTTTTGGCCGAACCCTACGTTTCCAAGGTCGTTAGCCAAGCGCCCCTAATTTGGGAAGAACTGCGGACGACAGTTGACGAATTTAAACGGGTTCTCAGGGGCCTTGAACAAATATCTGAAGATGTTGTTCAAGCCATTGAGCCCGCAAACGGTGTTGCGGCCACAGAAGGCAGCGTCAGTATTCCGTCTATCACCGATGCTTTGTTTCTGGCCCCACAATTTGCCGCACAATTCCTGATTTTTACAGGCACGCTGTATTTTTTCCTAATGTCGCGTAACGAGATCTACGATTGGGCAAGCCGTTCATTTCACCGCTTTGGGGAAAATGAATTGCGTTTTGCGGGGCAACAAGTCGCCCGCTACGTTCTGACCATTACAGCCATAAACGCCGGCATGGGCGCAGTTGTTGCATTGATCATGTACTTTCTGGGAATGCCGTCCCCTATACTTTGGGGGCTCATGGCGTTTGGTTTGAATTATATTCTGTATCTAGGCCCCATAACACTGGTTGTTACCCTTCTGGTCGCAGGCATTGTGGTGTTCGATGGCCCTATCAGCTTCTTACCGGCTGCGATCTATCTGTCTATCAACGCCACTGAATCGCAATTTGTCACACCTACATTGGTGGGCCGCAGCTTGTCTGTGAACCCTTTGACGGTGTTTCTATCTTTGGTATTCTGGCTCTGGCTTTGGGGGCCAATCGGCGGGATCATCGCCATTCCCCTTTTGGTTTGGTGCATGGCGGCCTTTAAACGGATAGATGATCACACCATCTCGTCAGGTACCCCTGGCAGGTTGTAA
- a CDS encoding response regulator, which translates to MNQSEAEVNFSELIAAELPYLRRYTRALTGSQARGDKYTVATLETILKDRSPFDNDDPVKVNLFKCFHAIWITTGQMFAEPEDSLRGRAQGLLAKLTANSREALLLRTIEEFSLDNIAKIMQTDVEEVRDLISAANTELAQSVTGRVMIIEDEPIIAADLTAIVTGLGHEVTGVARTHKEAVALGKEAPADLILADIQLADNSSGIDAVNDLLQVMDVPVIFITAFPERLLTGDRPEPAFLISKPFHEAQVQSAVSQAMFFASTQTLKS; encoded by the coding sequence ATGAACCAGTCGGAAGCCGAAGTGAATTTTTCGGAACTTATCGCTGCTGAATTGCCCTATCTCAGACGCTACACGCGCGCTTTGACAGGGTCGCAGGCGCGTGGGGACAAGTATACCGTCGCCACACTTGAGACTATCCTGAAAGATCGAAGCCCCTTTGATAACGATGATCCGGTCAAAGTAAATCTGTTCAAATGTTTCCATGCGATCTGGATCACAACAGGCCAAATGTTTGCAGAACCCGAAGACAGCCTTCGAGGTCGCGCGCAGGGCCTTCTGGCCAAGTTAACAGCCAATTCCCGCGAAGCTCTGCTGTTGCGCACCATCGAGGAATTCAGCCTCGATAACATCGCGAAGATTATGCAGACGGATGTGGAAGAGGTGCGTGACCTGATCAGCGCTGCGAATACAGAGCTGGCGCAAAGCGTCACGGGCCGTGTCATGATTATTGAAGATGAACCGATCATCGCCGCCGACCTGACCGCTATTGTTACGGGTTTGGGGCACGAGGTTACAGGTGTGGCGCGCACCCACAAAGAAGCTGTCGCGTTGGGTAAAGAAGCCCCGGCTGATCTGATCCTTGCTGACATTCAGCTGGCCGACAATTCCTCTGGCATTGATGCGGTAAACGATCTGTTGCAAGTCATGGACGTGCCAGTGATCTTCATCACTGCCTTCCCAGAACGTCTTCTTACGGGTGATCGACCGGAACCTGCGTTCCTGATTTCAAAGCCCTTCCACGAAGCACAGGTGCAGTCGGCCGTCAGCCAAGCGATGTTCTTTGCGTCTACGCAGACTTTGAAGTCGTAA
- a CDS encoding glycosyltransferase family 2 protein — protein sequence MKICAITMVYRDYWALAQWVRHHSALVGLENLYIVAHGKDEKIDQIGQGANVITIPRDTLESFDLVRGRLLNGLQASLSHVFDWVIRTDADELIVYDPERYSCLSDVLAGHENAAVFALGCDLFQLESGYELAFTGHYSKAFAVSDDTRLFLHGVRIRKGLVAKYPYQMPPGLYLLHLKYADLSQTAISNQHRENIANQDGIGLPGVAWKDTKKETEKVYNQLLSKENTGFRNAESIAYDKLGSNPIRDAEKRAVRCKKLRFHYKTQPPVWFPNLEP from the coding sequence ATGAAAATTTGCGCGATTACTATGGTTTATAGAGACTACTGGGCGCTTGCGCAGTGGGTCAGGCATCACTCGGCTTTGGTCGGGTTAGAAAACCTTTACATTGTTGCTCACGGCAAAGACGAAAAGATCGATCAGATTGGGCAGGGTGCAAATGTTATCACGATCCCACGGGATACTTTAGAAAGCTTCGACCTTGTGCGGGGCCGTCTTCTAAACGGTCTACAAGCGTCTCTGTCCCATGTGTTTGATTGGGTCATCCGAACTGATGCGGATGAATTGATCGTATATGATCCAGAACGATACTCTTGTCTTTCTGACGTTTTGGCAGGTCACGAGAATGCAGCGGTTTTCGCGCTTGGTTGCGACCTCTTCCAATTAGAGAGTGGGTATGAGCTGGCGTTTACCGGGCACTATAGCAAAGCGTTCGCCGTAAGCGATGACACACGGCTGTTCCTGCATGGGGTTCGTATCCGCAAGGGTTTGGTTGCCAAATATCCGTACCAGATGCCTCCCGGTTTATACCTTTTGCATTTGAAATATGCTGATCTGTCGCAGACCGCGATATCCAATCAACACAGAGAAAACATTGCAAACCAAGACGGAATTGGGCTGCCTGGTGTTGCTTGGAAAGACACCAAAAAAGAGACCGAAAAAGTATACAACCAGCTGTTATCCAAGGAGAATACAGGTTTCCGAAACGCAGAAAGTATTGCTTACGACAAGCTGGGATCGAACCCGATCCGCGATGCCGAGAAAAGAGCCGTTCGTTGTAAAAAACTGCGATTTCACTATAAGACACAGCCCCCTGTGTGGTTTCCAAACCTAGAACCGTAA
- a CDS encoding RNA polymerase sigma factor, translating into MSTLDPKDELVTHLPALRAFALSLTRNRATADDMVQDAVLKAWSNMDKFKPGTNMRAWLFTILRNTFYTSRRKLNREVADVDNAFSDTLAVKPEHDGRLQMMDFKQAFDQLPDEHREALILVGASGFSYEEAGEMCGVATGTIKSRVNRARTKLASLLQLDDDDALELTDTATLAVVGNPGIPSV; encoded by the coding sequence ATGAGCACGCTTGACCCCAAGGACGAGCTGGTCACGCATTTGCCAGCCCTTCGCGCTTTCGCATTGAGCCTCACGCGAAATCGCGCAACCGCTGATGACATGGTGCAAGACGCCGTGCTGAAAGCATGGAGCAATATGGATAAGTTCAAACCCGGCACAAACATGCGTGCGTGGCTGTTCACTATTTTGCGAAACACCTTCTACACAAGCCGCAGAAAGCTGAACCGCGAAGTCGCTGACGTCGACAATGCGTTTTCTGACACGTTGGCTGTCAAACCTGAACATGACGGCCGTCTACAAATGATGGACTTCAAACAAGCCTTCGACCAATTGCCCGACGAACACCGTGAGGCGTTGATTTTGGTTGGTGCCTCTGGATTTTCCTATGAGGAAGCGGGCGAAATGTGCGGTGTGGCGACAGGAACCATCAAAAGCAGGGTCAATCGTGCACGCACAAAGCTTGCCAGTTTGCTGCAACTGGACGATGATGACGCCTTGGAACTGACCGACACCGCGACACTTGCCGTCGTAGGCAATCCTGGAATCCCATCTGTATGA
- a CDS encoding Dps family protein yields MTQPLNVVGEAREISTGVREAATLAEGLTDILADTYRLTFKTHAYHWNVEGPLFFAIHNLTEGQYEEMFAAADEIAERVRAIGQMAPMTMDQIMSNSVIEDAHTSPSAGEMCDILAKDHERVAHRLHALIKIAGEKHDPVTEDLATSRAAFHEKAAWMLKAMTAQ; encoded by the coding sequence ATGACACAACCACTTAACGTCGTAGGCGAAGCCCGTGAAATCTCGACCGGAGTACGCGAAGCCGCAACGCTAGCAGAAGGCTTAACCGACATCCTTGCCGACACTTACCGCCTGACGTTCAAAACCCACGCCTATCACTGGAACGTCGAAGGGCCGCTGTTCTTCGCCATTCACAACCTGACCGAAGGCCAGTACGAGGAAATGTTCGCAGCGGCTGACGAAATTGCAGAACGGGTTCGCGCAATCGGCCAAATGGCGCCCATGACGATGGACCAGATCATGTCTAATTCTGTGATCGAAGATGCACACACATCCCCGTCCGCAGGTGAAATGTGCGATATTCTGGCAAAAGACCATGAACGCGTCGCCCATCGCCTGCATGCATTGATCAAGATTGCTGGCGAAAAACACGATCCGGTCACGGAAGACTTGGCGACATCACGGGCTGCCTTTCATGAGAAAGCCGCGTGGATGCTGAAGGCGATGACGGCGCAATAG
- a CDS encoding GDP-L-fucose synthase family protein: MSKKLFLTGAHGMVGKNVLAHPDAQEWTILAPTSSELDLTDAHAVRAFFAAEKPDAVVHAAGKVGGIQANMADPVGFLDINLTIGRNVIMEAHNAGVSQLVNLASTCMYPAGAPNPLTEDMILTAPLEPTNEGYALAKIMATRMCQYISAQDSAAQYKTLIPCNLFGLHDKFDPKHSHLVPAIIHKMHIAKTTGAKTVEIWGDGTARREFMFAADLADAVHRSLGDTNTLPDLMNVGLGHDHTINAYYETVAEIVGWEGRFVHDLSKPVGMKQKLTDTRRQTAWGWSPQTSLKDGLSATYEHYLNEVSK; encoded by the coding sequence ATGAGCAAAAAACTATTTCTAACTGGCGCACATGGCATGGTGGGGAAAAACGTTCTTGCCCATCCGGACGCTCAGGAATGGACTATTCTGGCGCCAACATCGTCTGAACTGGATCTGACCGACGCGCATGCGGTGCGTGCGTTCTTCGCGGCGGAAAAGCCGGACGCGGTGGTGCATGCAGCGGGTAAAGTTGGCGGTATTCAGGCGAATATGGCCGACCCTGTCGGGTTCCTCGACATCAACCTCACAATTGGTCGAAACGTGATCATGGAAGCCCACAATGCGGGGGTTTCGCAACTGGTCAACCTTGCGTCTACATGCATGTATCCTGCCGGTGCGCCCAATCCTTTGACCGAAGATATGATTCTGACTGCCCCGTTAGAGCCTACAAACGAAGGCTACGCGCTGGCCAAGATTATGGCGACGCGCATGTGCCAATACATCAGCGCGCAAGACAGTGCGGCGCAGTACAAAACCTTGATCCCGTGCAACCTGTTTGGCCTACATGACAAGTTCGACCCGAAGCATTCACATCTGGTTCCCGCGATCATCCACAAGATGCACATTGCAAAAACCACAGGCGCAAAGACCGTTGAAATTTGGGGCGACGGCACGGCGCGCCGCGAATTCATGTTTGCCGCCGATTTGGCCGACGCCGTACATCGGTCGCTGGGCGATACCAATACCTTGCCCGATCTCATGAATGTCGGGTTGGGTCACGACCATACTATCAACGCATACTATGAAACGGTCGCTGAAATTGTCGGCTGGGAAGGGCGCTTTGTGCATGACCTGTCAAAGCCCGTCGGCATGAAACAAAAGCTTACGGACACGCGCCGCCAAACGGCTTGGGGATGGTCGCCGCAAACGTCACTGAAAGACGGGTTGTCCGCAACATACGAACATTATCTGAACGAGGTTTCCAAATGA